The following is a genomic window from Niabella soli DSM 19437.
TGTACGGGGCGGCTATTTTATGTACCGGAACATGGGCAATATTTTTATAGAAAACCGGTATACCGATTTTGGTAATTATTATCCCTTTCATACATTAAGAAATCTTTGGATGCTTGCCCGGTATTACCCGCCCGAATTGTTGCAGGTTGAATTTTTAAACAAATGGCGCAATGAAGTTAAGTATGCTCAGGAAGATAGCTTTGCTCCCCGGAACTATTCGTTTGACTACCTCTTTGCTATTACGATGATGGCGCAACCGCTTGCCTGGTTTGAGGCATCGGGGCTGCCGCCGCAAGCATATTCGCTTTCAAAGCTGATTGAGAAATATAACGCGGTTAAACGGCAGTTGCATAGCGGGTATATCTTTCCTATCGGTGAAATGCCGGATGGCAGGTCCTGGACCGGATTTCAATCCTGTGGCGCAAAAGATGGATTTGTACTTGTTTTCAGGGAATTGAACGGTCGCAGCAAAGCGTCCATCAGGCTATTCAAACCTTTGGGCGCAAATGTGCAATTTACCAGGATACTGGGCGCGGACGACGCCAGAATGGAGCGTGACGGTGCGTTCATTAAAGTGGAGCTGCCCGCGGAGAATTCTTTCGCGCTTTTTAAATACACCCTGGCGCAGTAATGCCAACAAGGATCTCCGGATGGCCCGGTGTCTTCTGATAATTTTGCTGGCTGGGAAACGGTATGAAAGTATTATTTTTAGTTGATCAATAGTGATAAAAAAAATCAAATGAGCGTACACTATCGGAAGGCGATCGTAAGCATCGGCCTGTTGTTTTTTGTTTTTGGATTTATTACCTGGTTGTGTTCTATTTTAATCCCTTATCTGCAACTGGCTTGCGAGCTTAATAATTTTCAGGCGCAGTTGGTCTCCTTTGCCTTTTACATTTCCTATTTTGTTATGGCAATACCTGCTGGAAAAGTATTAAAAAAACCGGGTTTAAAAACGGGATCGCTTTGGGTTTGCTGATCATGGCGTTGGGGTCCCTGCTATTTATCCCGGGCGCGTTTACCCGGCAGTACTGGATCTTTTTAACCGGCCTGTTCATTCAGGGCGTCGGATTAGCAATTTTGCAAACTGCTTCCAACCCCTATGTGGCAATATTAGGGCCCAGGGAGAGCGCCGCCCGGCGTATGAGCATTATGGGGATCTGCAATGGAGTGGCGGGGATATTGGCTCCCCTTATATTGGGGCGGTTGGTACTGGCGGATGCGGATGCCACAAAAATAAAATTGGAACAATTGGGGCCGGCAGAGCGATTGGTTGCACTGGAAAATCTTGCAACCCGTGTTATTAATCCGTACCTGGTGATATTTGCCGGTTTGTTATTGCTAAGCATTTGGTTTTTTAGGATTTCATTGCCCGAGCCGGGAGAGGAAGTGGACGACGCAGCTACCGGATCAGCAACAACGATGCCGGCGTCGCTATTGTCCTATCCGCATCTGATCCTGGGGGTGCTGACTTTATTTGTTTATGTAGGAGTAGAGGTTATTGCAGGAAACACCATCATTGGTTATGCCTCTTCTGTTGGAATGCCAATGACCCAAGCCCAGTTTTTTACGTCGGCGACCCTGTTATGTATGCTTCTGGGTTACCTCATCGGGATTATTTGTATCCCAAAGATCTTTTCTCAAACGCAGGCGCTGAAAGCTTCTGCTGTATTGGGGATCTTATTTGCCGGCGCCGCTATTGGCACGCACGGCACCCTTTCGGTAATTTTTATAGCATTATTGGGACTGGCCAATT
Proteins encoded in this region:
- the gluP gene encoding glucose/galactose MFS transporter, which produces MGLLIMALGSLLFIPGAFTRQYWIFLTGLFIQGVGLAILQTASNPYVAILGPRESAARRMSIMGICNGVAGILAPLILGRLVLADADATKIKLEQLGPAERLVALENLATRVINPYLVIFAGLLLLSIWFFRISLPEPGEEVDDAATGSATTMPASLLSYPHLILGVLTLFVYVGVEVIAGNTIIGYASSVGMPMTQAQFFTSATLLCMLLGYLIGIICIPKIFSQTQALKASAVLGILFAGAAIGTHGTLSVIFIALLGLANSLMWPSIWPLAIADLGSYTKNGSALLVMAIAGGAIIPLLYGKLSDFWSPATAYWIVLPCYLMIAFYGWYGHKIRKNLKTDTR